In one Pseudomonas sp. SG20056 genomic region, the following are encoded:
- a CDS encoding winged helix-turn-helix domain-containing protein, with protein sequence MYRLDLKIRLHNGSDIAIGPGKAELLAAIAQHGSISAAARAMGMSYRRAWLLVETMNRSFKQPLVSTLAGGKQGGGTQLTATGELILQRYRALYAAALAAVQSGCDELAELLAEPPANSGL encoded by the coding sequence ATGTACCGTCTTGATCTGAAAATCCGCCTGCATAACGGTTCTGATATTGCCATTGGCCCCGGCAAGGCCGAGCTGTTGGCTGCCATCGCCCAGCACGGTTCGATCAGCGCCGCCGCGCGCGCCATGGGCATGTCCTATCGGCGCGCCTGGTTGTTGGTGGAAACCATGAACCGCAGTTTCAAACAGCCGCTGGTCAGCACCCTGGCGGGCGGCAAGCAGGGCGGTGGCACCCAGCTCACCGCCACCGGCGAGCTGATTCTGCAGCGCTACCGCGCCCTCTATGCCGCCGCTCTGGCAGCGGTGCAGAGTGGTTGCGACGAGCTGGCCGAACTGCTGGCCGAGCCGCCCGCTAACAGCGGCCTATAA
- a CDS encoding EAL domain-containing protein: MANRVLIITGNTDDAATLEDVLDRAQDGPFLIEWVTSLAQALQRLESHRKEPIDAIMVDLDLPDSQGLATFDQLFVLASSIPILTLSTLEDDQQTWDAIQRGAQGCLSKGHFNSYLVPQSLRNIIQRKAVEEALFIEKARASLTLNSISDAVISTDLQGNVDYLNSAAEHMTGWQLDEAHGLPIDSVMHLVNDKSREAVANPIVKVLQHDESKLLAAGTILIRRDGSESAIEDSAAPIHDSAGRLKGAVMVFHDMTAAHAMTEKMAHLAQHDALTNLPNLPNRALLNDRINQAIALAERRSSHLAVLFLDLDNFKHINDSLGHGVGDQLLQAVALRLSDCVRSSDTVSRLGGDEFVVLLSESHSADDAARTAEKILSVLAMSHTIGQQQLHITSSIGISTYPNDATDAEGLIKNADTAMYLAKEEGRNNYQFFRQEMNVHAVERQLIEAHLRTAMENSEFILHYQPKIDLHSGRITSAEALIRWQHPAWGMILPARFIPVAEACGLIVPLGRWVLLQACAQAKRWENCGYALDSVAVNISALEFRRKDFVDSVESALRVTGLKPNNLQLEITESVLMRDAQASATILQQLKTLGVQLAVDDFGTGYSSLSYLNQFPIDVLKIDRSFVQDIHNSNGIIVSAVIAMGNSLKQRVIAEGIEETAQLEFLRSHHCSEGQGFLFSHPVSADQFANLLRSGISSPINTLYQTTGTLG, encoded by the coding sequence ATGGCTAATCGCGTTCTGATCATTACCGGCAATACCGACGACGCCGCGACCTTGGAAGATGTTCTGGATAGAGCCCAGGACGGCCCGTTCCTGATTGAGTGGGTGACCAGCCTGGCGCAGGCCCTGCAGCGCCTGGAAAGCCATCGCAAAGAGCCCATCGACGCGATCATGGTTGATCTCGATCTGCCGGACAGCCAGGGTTTGGCCACCTTCGATCAGCTGTTCGTCCTCGCCTCCAGCATTCCGATCCTCACGCTGAGCACCCTGGAGGATGACCAGCAAACCTGGGACGCCATTCAGCGTGGTGCCCAGGGTTGCCTGTCCAAGGGCCACTTCAACAGTTACCTGGTGCCGCAATCGCTGCGCAATATCATCCAGCGCAAGGCGGTGGAAGAGGCGTTGTTCATCGAAAAAGCCCGCGCATCACTGACCCTCAACTCGATCAGTGATGCGGTAATCAGTACCGACCTGCAGGGCAACGTCGACTACCTCAACAGCGCCGCCGAACATATGACTGGCTGGCAACTCGACGAAGCCCATGGCCTACCGATCGACAGCGTGATGCACCTGGTCAACGATAAAAGCCGCGAGGCGGTGGCCAACCCCATCGTCAAGGTGCTGCAGCACGATGAGAGCAAACTGCTGGCGGCAGGCACGATACTGATCCGCCGCGATGGCAGCGAGTCCGCCATCGAAGATTCCGCCGCGCCGATCCATGATTCGGCCGGGCGCCTCAAGGGTGCGGTAATGGTCTTCCATGACATGACCGCCGCCCACGCCATGACCGAAAAGATGGCCCATCTGGCGCAGCATGACGCCCTGACCAACCTGCCCAACCTGCCCAACCGCGCCTTGCTCAATGACCGCATCAACCAGGCGATCGCTCTGGCCGAGCGCCGCAGCAGCCATCTGGCGGTGCTGTTTCTCGACCTGGATAACTTCAAGCACATCAATGATTCGCTTGGCCACGGCGTCGGCGACCAGCTGCTGCAAGCGGTAGCGCTGCGCTTGAGCGACTGCGTGCGCAGCTCTGACACGGTCAGCCGTTTGGGCGGTGATGAGTTTGTGGTGCTGCTGAGCGAAAGCCACTCGGCCGACGATGCCGCGCGCACCGCCGAAAAAATCCTCAGTGTCCTGGCCATGAGCCACACCATTGGCCAGCAGCAACTGCACATTACCTCCAGCATCGGCATCAGCACGTACCCCAACGATGCCACGGATGCCGAAGGCCTGATCAAGAATGCCGACACAGCGATGTACCTGGCCAAGGAAGAAGGCCGTAACAACTACCAGTTTTTCCGCCAGGAGATGAATGTTCACGCAGTTGAACGCCAGTTGATCGAAGCGCACCTGCGCACGGCCATGGAAAACAGCGAATTTATCCTTCACTACCAGCCGAAGATCGACCTGCACAGCGGCAGAATCACCAGCGCCGAAGCGCTGATCCGCTGGCAGCACCCGGCATGGGGCATGATTCTGCCGGCGCGGTTTATTCCGGTGGCCGAAGCCTGCGGGTTGATCGTGCCACTGGGCCGCTGGGTGCTGCTGCAAGCCTGCGCCCAGGCCAAACGCTGGGAGAACTGCGGCTATGCCCTGGATTCGGTGGCGGTGAACATCTCGGCCCTGGAGTTTCGCCGCAAGGACTTTGTCGACAGCGTGGAAAGCGCCCTGAGGGTCACCGGCCTTAAGCCCAACAACCTGCAGCTGGAGATCACCGAAAGCGTGCTGATGCGCGACGCCCAGGCCAGCGCCACGATCCTGCAGCAGCTGAAGACCCTCGGCGTACAACTGGCGGTGGACGATTTCGGCACCGGTTACTCCAGCCTCAGCTACCTCAACCAATTCCCCATCGATGTGCTGAAAATTGATCGTTCCTTTGTGCAGGACATCCACAACAGCAACGGCATTATCGTCAGCGCCGTGATCGCCATGGGCAACAGCCTGAAACAGCGAGTAATCGCCGAAGGGATCGAAGAAACCGCGCAGCTGGAGTTTCTGCGCAGCCATCACTGCAGCGAAGGCCAGGGCTTTCTGTTCAGCCACCCGGTCAGCGCGGATCAGTTTGCCAATCTGCTGCGCAGCGGCATCAGCTCGCCGATCAATACGCTTTACCAGACAACGGGCACCCTGGGTTAA
- a CDS encoding DUF3309 family protein: MSLGTILLIVLVLLLIGAIPAWPHSRSWGYGPTGGLGVVVVVLLVLLLMGRI, translated from the coding sequence ATGAGCCTGGGTACCATTCTATTGATCGTGCTGGTGCTGTTATTGATCGGTGCCATACCGGCCTGGCCACACAGCAGAAGCTGGGGTTACGGGCCTACGGGCGGTTTGGGCGTAGTGGTGGTGGTGCTGTTGGTGCTGCTGTTAATGGGCCGAATTTAA
- the pgm gene encoding phosphoglucomutase (alpha-D-glucose-1,6-bisphosphate-dependent), which produces MSPRIHPLAGQPAPASLLTDITALLAAYYDLQPDLSVASQRVAFGTSGHRGSSLAYSFNQAHVLAISQAICDYRVAQGISGPLFIGADTHALSQPALDSAIEVLAANGVQTMISAGGEFTPTPAISQAILVHNQGRSAGLADGIVITPSHNPPDSGGFKYNPTNGGPADSDITTWVQNRANALLEGGLREVKRMPLAQARQAANVQEYDYLASYVNDLGNVIDFAPIRAAGLRLGVDPLGGAGVHYWGRIAEQYGLNLDVVSEIIDPQFAFMSLDWDGQIRMDPSSSHAMQRLIGLKNGYDIAFACDTDYDRHGIVAPSVGLLPANHFLSVAIDYLFQHRPQWSATAAVGKTLVSSAMIDRVAARLGRPMQEVPVGFKWFAGGLFDGSLGFGGEESAGATFLRRDGRVWTTDKDGIALALLAAEMTAVTGRDPGELYQGLSDEFGAIYADRVDAPATPAQKKALGKLSPAQISSRELAGDAITQVLDKAPGNGAAIGGIKVISEGGWFAARPSGTEDIYKIYAESFRDAAHLQRIFSEAQQIVDGALAAE; this is translated from the coding sequence GTGAGCCCGCGTATTCACCCTTTGGCCGGTCAGCCGGCACCTGCGTCCCTGTTGACTGATATCACTGCGCTGCTGGCGGCCTATTACGATCTGCAGCCGGACCTGAGCGTGGCCAGCCAGCGCGTGGCATTCGGCACCTCCGGGCATCGCGGCAGCTCCCTGGCTTACAGCTTCAACCAGGCCCATGTGCTGGCGATCAGCCAAGCGATCTGTGATTACCGGGTGGCCCAGGGCATTAGCGGCCCGTTGTTTATCGGCGCCGACACCCATGCGCTGTCACAACCGGCGCTGGACAGCGCGATTGAAGTGCTGGCAGCCAATGGCGTGCAGACCATGATCTCTGCCGGCGGTGAGTTCACCCCGACGCCGGCAATCAGCCAGGCCATCCTGGTACACAACCAGGGTCGCAGTGCTGGCCTGGCCGATGGCATCGTCATCACCCCCTCGCACAACCCGCCGGACAGCGGCGGTTTCAAGTACAACCCCACCAACGGCGGCCCGGCTGACAGCGATATCACCACCTGGGTGCAGAACCGCGCCAATGCGTTGCTTGAAGGCGGCCTGCGTGAGGTCAAGCGCATGCCCTTGGCGCAGGCGCGACAGGCGGCCAATGTGCAGGAATACGATTACCTCGCCAGCTATGTGAATGACCTGGGCAACGTCATCGACTTCGCCCCGATCCGCGCGGCGGGCCTGCGCCTGGGTGTCGACCCGTTGGGTGGCGCCGGCGTGCATTACTGGGGCCGCATCGCCGAGCAGTACGGCCTCAATTTGGACGTGGTGAGCGAGATCATCGATCCGCAGTTCGCCTTTATGAGCCTGGACTGGGACGGGCAGATCCGCATGGATCCGTCCTCCAGCCATGCCATGCAGCGTCTGATCGGCCTGAAGAACGGCTACGACATCGCCTTTGCTTGCGACACCGACTACGACCGCCACGGCATCGTTGCGCCGAGCGTCGGCCTGTTGCCGGCCAACCACTTCCTCAGTGTGGCCATCGATTACCTGTTCCAGCATCGCCCGCAATGGAGCGCCACAGCAGCGGTGGGCAAAACGCTGGTGAGTAGCGCGATGATTGACCGCGTCGCTGCGCGCTTGGGCCGGCCGATGCAGGAAGTGCCGGTGGGCTTCAAATGGTTTGCCGGCGGTCTGTTCGACGGCTCCCTGGGCTTTGGCGGTGAGGAGAGCGCCGGGGCGACCTTCCTGCGCCGTGATGGCCGGGTCTGGACCACCGACAAGGACGGCATCGCCCTGGCGCTGCTGGCTGCTGAGATGACCGCAGTAACCGGGCGTGACCCTGGCGAGCTGTACCAGGGGCTGAGCGATGAGTTCGGCGCGATTTATGCCGACCGGGTTGATGCGCCGGCCACCCCTGCGCAGAAAAAAGCCTTGGGCAAACTCTCGCCCGCACAGATCAGCAGCCGCGAGCTGGCCGGTGATGCCATTACCCAGGTGCTCGACAAGGCGCCGGGCAATGGCGCGGCGATTGGCGGCATCAAGGTGATCAGCGAGGGCGGCTGGTTCGCCGCGCGGCCGTCGGGCACCGAAGACATCTACAAGATCTACGCCGAGAGCTTCCGCGATGCGGCGCACCTGCAGCGCATCTTCAGCGAGGCGCAGCAGATCGTGGATGGGGCACTGGCCGCCGAATAG